A window of Chengkuizengella sediminis contains these coding sequences:
- a CDS encoding multicopper oxidase domain-containing protein, with the protein MDNHMGMQHGYDPGTEVTKGLKMARKILTEFDYGKVSKRSDGKTLREFEIVSYETEIEIARGVKFPGWTFNGTIPGPTLRCTEGDIISVKFTNGASHPHSIHFHGIHPTNMDGLDPIMPGQSFTYEFEAKPHGMQVYHCHVFPLARHIHKGLYGNLIIDPKKPRAKAKEFNMVMNGFDLDLDGENEVYAVNGYAFAYQQEPIKVKVGELVRIYLSNFTEFDLINSFHLHANYFHYYATGSDPEARPQYTDTIMQCQGERGILEITFPAPGRYMFHAHQSEFAELGWMGFFLAE; encoded by the coding sequence ATGGACAATCACATGGGAATGCAACATGGTTATGATCCTGGAACTGAAGTTACAAAAGGTTTAAAGATGGCACGAAAAATTTTGACAGAATTTGATTACGGAAAAGTCAGTAAAAGAAGTGATGGTAAAACACTTAGGGAATTTGAAATCGTCTCATATGAAACAGAAATAGAAATTGCAAGAGGTGTGAAATTTCCAGGATGGACATTTAATGGTACAATCCCAGGTCCCACTTTAAGATGTACCGAAGGGGATATCATTAGTGTTAAATTTACAAATGGAGCATCACATCCGCATTCTATTCATTTCCATGGTATTCATCCCACAAATATGGACGGATTAGACCCCATTATGCCAGGTCAATCATTTACTTATGAATTTGAAGCAAAACCTCATGGAATGCAAGTTTACCATTGTCACGTATTTCCGCTGGCAAGACACATACACAAGGGGTTATATGGAAATTTAATCATTGATCCAAAAAAACCTAGAGCTAAAGCAAAAGAATTTAATATGGTAATGAACGGTTTTGATCTAGATTTAGATGGGGAAAATGAAGTTTATGCAGTTAATGGATATGCATTCGCTTATCAACAAGAACCTATAAAAGTAAAGGTAGGAGAGTTAGTAAGAATATATTTGAGTAATTTTACAGAATTTGATTTAATTAATTCATTCCATCTACATGCTAATTACTTTCATTATTACGCCACAGGTTCAGACCCAGAAGCACGTCCTCAATACACTGACACAATTATGCAGTGCCAAGGTGAACGTGGGATTTTAGAAATAACTTTTCCAGCCCCTGGACGTTATATGTTTCACGCACACCAAAGTGAATTTGCTGAATTGGGTTGGATGGGATTCTTTTTAGCAGAGTAA
- a CDS encoding MATE family efflux transporter produces MIQTKTKKAKLFQFNAILLPILISQLGLFSMNFFDTVMSGQVSPTDLAGVAIGSSIWVPIFTGLSGILMALTPTVAQYVGARENDKITKAVIQAIYLSLLITLIIIIFGLFFLQPILQWMNLDSDVRFIAFNYLKALSFGLIPLFVYNVLRYFIDGLGETRTTMIITLLSLPINLFLNYVLIFGKLGFPQMGGVGAGYASAITYWCILLIALFVIMKFQTFSHYRLFSRVEKISFEVWGRLMKIGIPIGFSIFFETSIFAAVTLLMSEFDTNTIAAHQSALNFASFLYMIPLSISMALTISVGFEVGAKRYRDAVQYSYIGIGSAILISIISAIGLFIFSDQVAGIYTKDSTVLLLTKQFLFFAIFFQLSDAIAAPIQGALRGYKDVNSTFVLAFVSFWVIGLPVGYCLANFTTYGAFGYWIGLISGLAVGAVCLILRLTYIQRKKYVSL; encoded by the coding sequence ATGATCCAAACAAAGACTAAAAAAGCAAAGCTTTTTCAATTTAACGCCATATTATTACCCATACTTATTAGTCAACTTGGTTTATTTTCCATGAATTTTTTTGATACTGTGATGTCAGGGCAAGTGAGTCCAACAGATTTAGCTGGGGTAGCTATTGGTTCTAGTATATGGGTACCTATATTCACTGGATTATCAGGTATTTTAATGGCATTAACCCCTACAGTTGCACAATATGTTGGTGCTAGAGAAAATGATAAAATCACAAAAGCTGTAATCCAAGCCATCTATTTATCACTTCTGATCACGTTAATAATCATTATATTTGGTTTGTTTTTTTTGCAACCCATTTTACAATGGATGAACTTAGACTCTGATGTGAGATTTATTGCATTCAATTATTTAAAAGCTCTTTCGTTCGGTTTAATCCCATTGTTTGTATACAACGTATTAAGATATTTCATAGATGGATTAGGAGAAACGCGAACGACGATGATCATTACATTGCTGTCGTTACCTATCAATTTATTTCTTAACTATGTTCTAATATTTGGGAAATTGGGATTCCCTCAAATGGGTGGTGTTGGAGCAGGTTACGCATCAGCCATTACTTACTGGTGTATTTTGTTAATTGCTTTATTTGTGATTATGAAATTTCAGACTTTTTCTCATTACAGATTGTTTAGTCGTGTAGAGAAGATATCATTTGAAGTTTGGGGCAGGCTGATGAAAATTGGAATACCAATTGGTTTTTCCATCTTTTTTGAAACGAGTATTTTTGCTGCAGTTACGTTATTGATGAGCGAATTTGATACAAATACGATTGCCGCACATCAGTCTGCATTAAATTTTGCGTCGTTTCTATATATGATCCCATTAAGTATTTCCATGGCACTTACCATTTCAGTAGGATTTGAAGTTGGAGCAAAACGTTACAGAGATGCTGTTCAATACAGTTATATAGGGATTGGTTCAGCCATTCTTATATCCATCATAAGTGCAATTGGCTTGTTTATATTTAGTGATCAAGTCGCAGGAATTTATACAAAGGATTCAACTGTATTATTGTTAACGAAACAGTTTTTATTTTTCGCTATTTTCTTTCAATTATCTGATGCCATTGCCGCACCGATTCAAGGGGCTCTACGAGGATATAAAGATGTGAATTCTACTTTTGTATTAGCATTTGTTTCATTCTGGGTCATTGGGCTCCCAGTTGGCTATTGTTTAGCAAACTTTACAACTTACGGTGCTTTTGGATATTGGATAGGATTGATATCTGGATTGGCAGTTGGAGCTGTATGTTTAATATTACGACTAACTTATATTCAGAGGAAAAAATATGTGAGTTTATAA
- the tatA gene encoding twin-arginine translocase TatA/TatE family subunit, with amino-acid sequence MGIASIGIPGLLIILVLALILFGPSKLPQLGKAIGTTIKEFRNGANELMDSENEKTK; translated from the coding sequence ATGGGAATTGCAAGTATTGGTATTCCAGGTTTGTTAATAATCTTAGTACTTGCACTGATACTTTTTGGTCCTTCTAAATTACCACAGTTAGGAAAAGCGATTGGCACAACAATTAAAGAATTTCGAAATGGAGCAAATGAACTTATGGATTCAGAAAATGAAAAAACCAAATAA
- the bioA gene encoding adenosylmethionine--8-amino-7-oxononanoate transaminase, which yields MDIQLKNKLLKNDRDYVWHPFTQMKDYENQDHVLIEKAEGIYLYDADGNQYYDTVSSWWVNTHGHSHPRIRAAIDKQMSEMDHVMFSGFTHRPAIELSEKLVEITPEGLNKVFFSDNGSTAVEVALKMSFQYWLHLGKKEKNKFVFLDNSYHGDTIGAVSVGGVELFHSVFKPLLFDSYKVSSPNPFVWSQQKGASEEEAVSICLEEVRTLFEEKSEEIAGFVIEPLVQAAGGMIVYPPSYLIGIRQLCDEFDIHLIADEVAVGFGRTGRLFACEHAGISPDLMCLSKGLTAGVMPLSVTLSTLKIFDAFYDEYETYKTFFHGHSFTGNPLACAVALENLQIFEDNKVIDSIQATSEYLQHRFREFGKLKHIGNVRGIGMIAAMDIFEDKTKGISYAANKRTGYQVYLTGLKHGLVMRPLGDTIYVWLPLCTTIDDIDQILYKINDILVELELA from the coding sequence TTGGACATTCAATTAAAAAATAAACTATTGAAAAATGATAGAGATTATGTGTGGCACCCTTTTACACAAATGAAAGATTACGAGAACCAAGACCATGTCCTGATAGAAAAGGCCGAAGGCATTTATTTATATGATGCGGATGGAAACCAATATTATGATACGGTTTCATCTTGGTGGGTTAACACCCATGGACATTCACATCCTCGTATTCGTGCAGCTATAGATAAACAGATGTCCGAGATGGATCACGTGATGTTTAGTGGGTTTACTCATAGACCTGCTATAGAACTTTCAGAAAAACTAGTTGAAATTACTCCTGAAGGTTTAAATAAAGTATTTTTTTCGGATAATGGTTCAACTGCAGTAGAAGTTGCGTTAAAAATGTCATTTCAATATTGGCTTCATTTAGGAAAAAAAGAAAAAAATAAATTCGTCTTTTTAGATAATAGCTATCATGGGGATACGATTGGAGCGGTAAGTGTTGGTGGTGTGGAACTTTTTCATTCCGTTTTTAAACCTCTTCTTTTTGACTCATACAAGGTTTCATCTCCAAATCCATTTGTTTGGTCACAGCAAAAAGGTGCCTCTGAAGAAGAAGCTGTTTCTATTTGTTTAGAAGAAGTTAGAACATTGTTTGAAGAAAAGTCAGAGGAGATTGCTGGATTCGTTATCGAACCTTTAGTTCAAGCTGCAGGTGGGATGATTGTATACCCTCCTTCCTATTTAATTGGTATTCGTCAATTATGTGATGAATTTGACATCCACCTTATTGCTGATGAAGTAGCTGTTGGATTTGGTAGAACAGGTCGGTTGTTTGCATGCGAACATGCTGGAATATCTCCAGACCTTATGTGTCTATCGAAAGGTTTAACTGCAGGTGTCATGCCACTCTCAGTTACGTTAAGTACACTTAAAATATTTGATGCCTTTTATGATGAATATGAAACATATAAAACTTTTTTCCACGGACATAGTTTCACAGGCAATCCACTAGCTTGTGCTGTTGCACTTGAAAACTTGCAAATATTTGAAGATAACAAAGTAATAGACTCGATACAAGCAACTTCAGAATATTTACAACATCGGTTTCGTGAATTTGGTAAGTTGAAACATATCGGAAACGTGAGAGGCATCGGCATGATTGCAGCGATGGATATCTTTGAAGATAAAACTAAGGGGATAAGTTATGCAGCGAATAAAAGAACGGGATATCAAGTTTATTTGACAGGATTAAAACATGGTTTGGTTATGCGTCCACTAGGAGATACGATTTATGTATGGCTTCCACTTTGTACAACGATAGATGATATAGATCAAATTTTATATAAGATTAATGATATATTGGTTGAATTAGAACTTGCATGA
- a CDS encoding DUF3900 domain-containing protein, producing the protein MDFIVEYLSFFVIQNEERDSGASLSFRHFQTLDREEYHQSEIKSFLNEEYIRIIKRKVEKHPQSNQTPTKIGYFIVEPRHELTSNPNYNLFQRLLQAQGKQEYLDFSDELVRMYMDTSSVRGGALVIARAKIDKYGDEPFVFVMKCDFEPKIARISDEKSLISQVEMAISARNIKSIQYPFMPEPGIREEYELKIHQASHARYFEDFLKYVTYEKSMPEIMNEQMITMVNQYVEDKWQHKEGQIEQEERKKEEESLELWAASEKRELQQRWSHEQVMQAANQLVEQKDDIELKFKLDGIQVKGLLEQYGDQIHLAKLNGRYVVLIEGDSFQFEKGVSPIELLHPDDFESVIERIRTRPNSINEEFEPNSTLVPRQSAQYNSPPWE; encoded by the coding sequence ATGGATTTTATAGTAGAGTATTTATCATTTTTTGTGATACAAAATGAAGAACGGGATAGTGGGGCATCTCTTTCCTTTCGTCATTTCCAAACTTTAGATCGGGAAGAGTATCATCAAAGTGAAATTAAGAGCTTTTTAAATGAAGAATATATTAGAATTATAAAACGAAAAGTTGAGAAACATCCTCAATCGAATCAAACTCCTACAAAAATTGGTTATTTTATCGTTGAACCTAGGCATGAACTTACGAGCAATCCCAACTACAATTTGTTTCAAAGGTTGCTTCAAGCACAAGGTAAACAGGAATATTTAGATTTCAGTGATGAACTAGTCCGAATGTACATGGATACAAGCTCCGTGCGGGGAGGAGCACTAGTGATTGCTAGGGCTAAAATAGACAAATATGGAGATGAACCATTTGTTTTTGTAATGAAGTGTGATTTTGAACCAAAAATAGCTCGTATCTCAGATGAAAAGAGTTTGATCTCACAGGTAGAAATGGCGATTAGTGCAAGAAATATTAAATCGATACAATATCCATTTATGCCTGAACCAGGAATACGAGAGGAATATGAACTGAAAATTCATCAGGCTTCTCATGCTAGGTATTTTGAAGACTTCCTTAAATATGTCACCTATGAAAAATCAATGCCAGAAATTATGAATGAACAGATGATTACGATGGTAAACCAATATGTTGAGGATAAATGGCAGCATAAAGAAGGACAGATAGAGCAGGAAGAACGAAAAAAAGAGGAAGAAAGCTTAGAATTATGGGCTGCATCTGAAAAAAGAGAATTACAACAAAGGTGGAGCCATGAACAGGTCATGCAAGCTGCTAATCAACTAGTGGAGCAGAAAGATGATATTGAACTTAAGTTTAAGTTAGATGGTATTCAAGTAAAAGGATTATTGGAACAGTATGGAGATCAAATACATCTAGCCAAACTGAATGGTCGTTATGTCGTGTTGATAGAGGGTGATTCTTTTCAGTTTGAAAAAGGTGTTTCACCAATTGAGTTGCTTCATCCAGATGATTTTGAATCTGTGATTGAAAGAATAAGAACAAGACCGAATTCGATTAACGAAGAATTTGAACCGAATTCAACTTTGGTACCTAGACAGAGCGCTCAATATAATTCTCCTCCTTGGGAATAA
- a CDS encoding ZIP family metal transporter, protein MAQIQTNANYQPKDSKLKWIGFGLIPIILLICIVTLIALFGTGIKNESVAPIEILNVEKITITDAGFEVKIFNSGPEQIEIAQVLVDDSFWNASFDPASSLDRFENATVYIPYPWVEGDPHEIKFITTNGLLFTGEVEVATKTPVLTTNVFLQYALIGFYVGIVPVSLGMLWYPFMRRFSTRGIHAVLAFTVGLLFFLVIDTVEEGFEIAAEVPGVFQGSGLVWFGLVLSFLFLIAVDQANQRKTNPHIDSGKRVSYKLATGIGLHNLGEGLAIGAAFAVGEAALGTFLVIGFTLHNITEGVGIAAPLLRERPTFKTFVSLVAVAGTPAILGTWIGGFIFNPTLSALFFGIGAGAILQVIFVICKMIWKESQSNKYPLVSWLNFSGLTLGILLMYVTAFLVKF, encoded by the coding sequence ATGGCTCAAATACAAACAAATGCGAATTATCAACCAAAAGATTCTAAACTTAAATGGATTGGTTTTGGACTTATCCCTATTATTTTATTGATTTGTATTGTCACATTAATTGCTTTATTTGGTACGGGAATAAAAAATGAATCTGTGGCACCGATTGAAATATTAAACGTAGAAAAAATAACGATTACAGATGCGGGTTTTGAAGTTAAAATATTTAATTCTGGACCTGAGCAAATTGAAATTGCTCAAGTATTGGTGGATGATTCTTTTTGGAATGCTTCTTTCGATCCCGCCTCCTCTTTAGATCGATTTGAAAATGCAACAGTTTACATCCCTTATCCATGGGTTGAAGGCGACCCTCATGAAATTAAATTTATCACTACAAATGGATTGCTGTTCACAGGTGAAGTTGAAGTCGCTACGAAAACACCTGTACTAACCACAAATGTTTTTTTACAATATGCATTGATTGGTTTTTATGTCGGGATTGTTCCAGTTAGTTTAGGAATGCTTTGGTATCCGTTTATGAGAAGATTTTCGACTCGTGGTATTCATGCCGTTTTAGCATTTACTGTTGGATTACTATTTTTCCTTGTTATAGATACTGTCGAAGAAGGTTTTGAAATTGCTGCAGAAGTACCAGGCGTATTTCAAGGTTCAGGATTAGTATGGTTTGGTCTTGTTTTAAGTTTCTTATTTTTAATTGCAGTAGATCAGGCAAACCAAAGAAAAACAAACCCACATATTGATTCTGGAAAACGAGTATCATATAAACTTGCTACTGGGATCGGATTGCATAACTTAGGTGAAGGTCTTGCTATAGGTGCAGCTTTTGCTGTAGGTGAGGCTGCTTTAGGTACATTTTTAGTGATCGGCTTTACACTTCATAATATTACAGAGGGAGTGGGTATAGCTGCTCCTCTACTAAGGGAACGTCCTACTTTTAAAACATTTGTTTCACTTGTTGCAGTTGCCGGTACTCCAGCTATACTAGGTACATGGATCGGAGGGTTTATTTTTAATCCAACACTCTCAGCATTATTTTTTGGTATCGGTGCAGGAGCTATTTTACAAGTTATTTTTGTAATTTGTAAAATGATCTGGAAGGAGTCTCAAAGTAATAAATACCCTCTAGTATCATGGTTGAATTTTAGTGGATTAACGTTGGGGATTTTGCTCATGTATGTTACAGCATTTTTAGTGAAGTTTTAA
- the thrS gene encoding threonine--tRNA ligase: MSENRIQIVFPDGQMKDFDKGITLGEITQSISPSLKKRAVAGKVNNQIVDLNRRLTSNAKIEMITIDSIEGIDIVRHSSAHVLAQAVKRIYGNVRLGVGPVIEHGFYYDIDLPQNITLEDLPEIEKEMQKIIDENLDIQRIEMSRDMAEKLFQDMGDELKLELLEDIPYDEKITIYKQGEFIDLCRGPHLPSTGLIKAFKLTKISGAYWRGNSNNKVLQRFYGVSFPSKKELKSYLFFLEDASKRNHKKLGQQLELFMFSDEAAGMPFYLPKGQIVRNELEAMLKDFQKKLGYQEVRTPSMMKQKLWEDSGHWEHYKENMYYSDVDHTRFALKPMNCPGHMLIFKNKLHSYRELPLRLAEFGQVHRHEFSGSLNGLLRVRTFCQDDAHIFVTPEQIKSEIKSIIVSIDHVYKVFGFEYELELSTRPNDSLGDDELRNKAEGALIEVLESLEYKFRINEGDGAFYGPKIDFHIKDALKRSHQCATVQLDFQMPEKFDLSYINEKNEKQRPVVIHRAVLGSIDRFLGILIEHFAGAFPTWIAPTQVKIIPVSIEAHHNYVEEIKSQMNSANIRMEVDWREEKLGYKIREAKMQKVPYIIVVGDKEVQDNTVNVQQFGNEGSEQYILEKFISKVVNEIKLRKL, from the coding sequence ATGAGTGAAAATCGTATTCAAATCGTTTTTCCAGATGGACAAATGAAGGACTTTGATAAAGGGATTACTTTAGGGGAAATTACACAATCAATAAGCCCTAGTTTAAAAAAGAGAGCAGTAGCAGGGAAAGTAAATAACCAAATTGTAGATTTGAATAGAAGGTTAACTTCTAATGCAAAAATAGAAATGATCACTATAGATTCTATAGAAGGAATAGATATAGTAAGACATTCGTCTGCACATGTATTAGCACAAGCTGTAAAAAGAATTTATGGGAATGTGAGATTAGGAGTAGGTCCAGTGATTGAACATGGATTTTATTATGATATAGACCTCCCCCAAAATATAACTTTAGAAGATTTGCCAGAAATAGAGAAAGAAATGCAAAAAATCATAGATGAAAACTTAGACATTCAGCGGATAGAGATGAGTAGAGATATGGCAGAGAAATTATTTCAAGATATGGGTGACGAATTAAAATTAGAACTGTTAGAAGATATTCCTTATGATGAGAAAATAACAATTTATAAACAAGGAGAATTTATAGATCTGTGCCGTGGTCCTCATTTGCCTTCAACTGGGTTGATAAAAGCATTTAAATTGACAAAGATTTCTGGAGCATATTGGAGAGGGAATAGCAATAATAAAGTATTGCAGCGCTTCTATGGTGTATCATTTCCCTCAAAAAAGGAATTGAAAAGTTATCTCTTTTTTCTTGAAGATGCATCAAAAAGAAATCACAAGAAGCTTGGTCAGCAACTTGAGTTATTCATGTTCTCTGATGAAGCTGCTGGAATGCCTTTTTACTTGCCAAAGGGACAAATTGTCAGAAATGAACTTGAAGCAATGTTAAAAGATTTTCAAAAAAAATTAGGTTACCAAGAGGTACGTACACCATCAATGATGAAACAAAAGTTATGGGAGGATTCAGGACATTGGGAGCACTATAAAGAAAATATGTATTATTCAGATGTAGATCATACTCGCTTTGCTCTAAAGCCAATGAATTGTCCTGGTCATATGTTAATCTTTAAAAATAAACTACATTCCTATCGAGAATTACCACTTAGATTGGCAGAATTTGGGCAAGTCCATCGACATGAATTTAGCGGCTCTTTAAATGGACTATTAAGAGTTCGTACATTTTGTCAGGATGATGCACATATTTTCGTGACACCTGAACAAATCAAAAGTGAAATCAAATCGATCATAGTATCTATAGATCATGTTTATAAAGTATTTGGTTTTGAATATGAGCTTGAATTATCCACTAGACCAAATGATTCTTTGGGTGATGATGAATTAAGGAATAAAGCTGAGGGGGCATTGATAGAAGTATTAGAAAGTTTAGAGTATAAGTTTAGGATTAATGAAGGGGATGGGGCTTTTTACGGACCTAAAATTGATTTTCATATAAAAGATGCTCTAAAGAGAAGTCATCAATGTGCAACAGTACAATTGGATTTTCAAATGCCAGAAAAATTTGATCTAAGTTATATAAATGAGAAAAATGAGAAGCAACGTCCGGTGGTGATACATCGGGCAGTACTTGGTTCTATAGATCGATTTTTAGGGATATTAATTGAACACTTTGCTGGAGCATTCCCAACTTGGATCGCGCCAACACAAGTTAAGATAATACCAGTTTCTATTGAAGCACATCATAATTATGTAGAAGAAATTAAAAGTCAAATGAATTCTGCAAATATAAGAATGGAAGTAGATTGGCGGGAAGAAAAACTCGGATATAAAATCAGGGAGGCTAAGATGCAAAAAGTTCCGTATATCATCGTCGTAGGGGATAAGGAGGTACAGGATAACACTGTAAATGTACAACAATTTGGCAATGAAGGATCAGAACAATACATTTTAGAAAAATTTATTTCCAAAGTAGTCAATGAAATTAAACTACGAAAGCTCTAA
- a CDS encoding GNAT family N-acetyltransferase, producing MLIRKATQLDTEGIAKVHVESWKTTYKGIISDDYLNNRSVEFYKTRWNEFLMYKNQFVYVAETKKGEIIGFSNGGRERDNHSKYKGELYAIYILKSYQRKGIGKLLVKPILNDLNKMNINTMLIWVLKENKSRYFYEKLGGRVVGEKPIAISGKVLDEIGYGFEDIHKVLKKLKKL from the coding sequence ATGTTAATTAGAAAAGCAACTCAACTGGATACAGAGGGGATAGCAAAAGTTCATGTAGAGAGTTGGAAAACAACATACAAAGGAATTATTTCAGATGATTATTTAAACAATCGATCTGTGGAATTTTATAAAACACGTTGGAATGAATTCCTTATGTATAAAAATCAATTTGTATATGTAGCTGAAACGAAAAAAGGTGAAATTATTGGATTTTCAAATGGGGGGCGAGAAAGAGACAATCATTCCAAATATAAAGGTGAACTATACGCGATTTATATATTAAAATCCTATCAAAGAAAAGGGATAGGGAAATTACTTGTTAAACCTATATTAAATGATCTAAACAAAATGAATATAAACACTATGTTAATATGGGTTTTAAAAGAAAATAAATCACGATACTTTTACGAAAAACTAGGTGGAAGGGTTGTAGGTGAAAAACCTATTGCTATTTCAGGTAAAGTATTAGATGAAATAGGATACGGTTTTGAAGATATTCATAAAGTTTTAAAAAAACTTAAAAAATTATAG
- a CDS encoding thiamine pyrophosphate-dependent enzyme: protein MEEIMTGAEAVVQCIKNEDVNHVFCVPGESYLDIMDVIYDTPEIELISARHEGGASFMAEAYAKASGNVSVAMATRGVGAANLSIGVHTAHQDSTPMVVFLGQVDRKFRGREGFQEVELDRFFEPISKWSVEIRDVERIPELVQRAFRVAKSGRPGPVVVSLPADILSEKATMKFFDPTKQARHAPSNVELTSCIQMIEQSEKPFILAGGGIKLSNAEKELLEFAELLHIPVISSFRRHDIFPNTNHLYLGHLGLGTFNNVIETVKESDLIIAIGTRFSEVTTQSYTLIESHHKLIHCDIESTTIGKVYPPDLSLIGDAKTTLTTFNQKIKNEKRVSIGWKKWVEERRKSYENNSSLDSIDETSKGIEMKGIIKTLQENLPKDAILTNDAGNFSGWLHNYFQFTQPNTYIGPTSGAMGYGLPAAIGAKLACPEKVVVSLSGDGGFMMTLQELETAVRYQTPIISLVFNNNMHGTIRMHQEKHFPRRVIGTELGNPDFMKLAESMGVFGQKVEHNHEFENALKQALDSQIPSLIEVVCDPEKISVKYTIEQLRTLKLLR, encoded by the coding sequence ATGGAAGAGATTATGACAGGAGCAGAGGCAGTAGTACAATGTATAAAAAATGAAGATGTAAATCATGTTTTTTGTGTCCCAGGGGAGAGTTATTTGGATATCATGGATGTAATTTATGATACACCAGAAATAGAGCTGATTTCTGCAAGACATGAAGGTGGAGCTTCATTTATGGCCGAAGCGTATGCCAAGGCATCAGGAAATGTTTCTGTAGCAATGGCAACAAGAGGGGTTGGTGCTGCAAATTTATCAATAGGTGTTCATACAGCTCATCAGGATTCTACCCCAATGGTCGTTTTTTTAGGACAGGTAGATCGGAAATTTAGGGGACGAGAAGGGTTTCAAGAGGTTGAATTAGATCGTTTTTTTGAACCGATTAGCAAATGGTCTGTTGAAATACGTGATGTAGAAAGAATACCTGAATTGGTTCAACGTGCGTTTAGAGTTGCTAAATCAGGTAGACCAGGTCCCGTTGTTGTATCTCTTCCAGCAGATATTTTATCTGAAAAAGCAACTATGAAATTTTTCGATCCTACTAAACAAGCAAGACATGCTCCTAGTAATGTAGAGTTGACAAGTTGTATCCAAATGATTGAACAATCTGAAAAACCATTCATTTTAGCTGGTGGGGGAATTAAACTATCTAATGCGGAAAAAGAACTACTAGAGTTTGCAGAGCTTTTACATATTCCTGTGATAAGTTCCTTTAGAAGACATGATATTTTTCCAAACACAAACCATTTATATTTAGGTCATTTAGGATTAGGTACATTTAATAATGTAATAGAAACTGTGAAGGAATCAGATCTGATTATTGCAATAGGAACACGTTTTTCAGAAGTAACGACTCAAAGTTATACTTTAATTGAATCACACCATAAACTCATTCATTGCGATATTGAATCGACTACGATTGGAAAAGTGTATCCTCCAGATCTATCTTTAATCGGTGATGCAAAAACAACACTAACCACTTTTAATCAAAAAATAAAAAATGAAAAACGAGTATCAATTGGGTGGAAAAAGTGGGTAGAGGAACGCAGAAAAAGTTATGAAAATAATTCATCTTTAGATTCAATAGATGAAACTTCAAAAGGGATAGAAATGAAAGGGATCATTAAAACTCTCCAGGAAAACCTCCCTAAAGATGCAATTCTCACAAATGATGCGGGTAATTTTTCTGGTTGGTTACATAATTATTTTCAATTTACTCAACCAAATACATATATAGGACCAACCTCAGGTGCCATGGGTTATGGTTTACCTGCTGCAATTGGAGCTAAATTAGCTTGCCCTGAAAAAGTAGTTGTATCTTTATCTGGAGACGGTGGGTTTATGATGACTTTGCAGGAACTAGAAACGGCAGTTCGTTATCAAACACCAATTATTTCACTCGTTTTCAACAATAATATGCATGGAACCATTCGAATGCATCAAGAAAAACATTTCCCTAGACGTGTAATTGGTACTGAATTAGGAAACCCAGATTTTATGAAATTGGCAGAATCAATGGGGGTATTTGGTCAAAAGGTAGAACATAACCATGAATTTGAAAACGCTTTAAAACAAGCCTTAGACAGTCAAATACCTTCTCTTATTGAAGTTGTTTGTGATCCTGAAAAAATATCAGTAAAGTATACGATTGAACAACTCAGAACATTAAAATTACTTAGATAA